A DNA window from Natrinema amylolyticum contains the following coding sequences:
- a CDS encoding DUF7563 family protein, translating to MPTCSDCGEFVTRDFIRVFGVDGEVHGCPHCLTNRELGDGNAAHEE from the coding sequence ATGCCAACCTGTAGTGACTGTGGCGAGTTCGTCACCCGGGACTTCATCCGCGTATTTGGTGTCGACGGCGAGGTCCACGGCTGTCCGCATTGTCTGACCAACCGCGAGTTGGGCGACGGGAACGCCGCGCATGAGGAGTGA